Part of the Kushneria marisflavi genome, TCGCGCGGCATGTCTTCCAGCGCATGGGCGTTCTCGAACCCGGCATTGTTGATCAGGATGTCGATATGGTCGAACTGATCGTCAAACTGCTCGAACATGCCATCCACGGCCTGCGGATCACTTAAATCCGCCACCACCACGCCGGTTTTGACGCCACATTCGCGGGTCAGGCGTTCAGCGGTCTCGTTGACCTCGTCACGAGGCTTGCGCGTGTGAAAGGCCACATTGGCACCGGCACGGGCGAGCGACTCGGCCATGTGCGCACCGATACCGCGATTGGCGCCGGTGACCAGTGCCGTCTTGCCCTTGAGCGTAATCTCCATCTGCTTCTCCCTGAAAGATTGTCCATGAACGCATGGCCCGGCGTTGCGGGGCTTTTGAACGGCCATAAAAAAGCCAGGCTCGAATGAGCCTGGCTGATAAGCGCCGGACAGGAAAGGTCGGCTTAGTGTGCGGCCTGAGCACGGTAGTGATAGTGGCGCCTGGCCAGAAAAAGCCCCATGACCACACCGACACTCATGACGCCGGCCACATACCAGGCAGGCGACATTGGCAGTTTTTCGATCGAGGTGGTCACGATCATTGGCGTCAGACCACCGGCGATGGCATAAGCCACGTTGTAGGAAAACGAAAGTCCCGTGAAGCGAATGGCGGCCGGAAACGACTTGACGGCAATGGCCGGTACGATCCCGGTCAGCCCGCCGAAAAAGCCTACCAGCGCGTAGAGCGGGAACAGCAGCGTCACGTCGTGATGCATCAGCCAGAAAAAATAGAAATAGGTGATGCCCAGACCCGCGCAGGAAAGCATCAGCACGATGCCATCCCCGATCCTGTCGGCCAGCGCCCCGGCACTGAGACAGCCAATGATCAGACAGACGATCGCCACACAGTTCGCCTGAAGGGTCAGACCGCGGTCAATGCCGGCAAAGCTTTGCAACAGCGTCGGTGTCATCAGGATCGTGACCACCACAGCGGCGGTCAAAAGCCAGGTCGCGATCATCGAAATGGCCACACCCGGGCGATAGTCACGCAACAGGGTGCGCATGGGCAGCTCTTCGGACAGCGCCTTGTTCTCCTGCATTTCGGTAAATACCGGCGTCTCGTGCAGGTAGCGACGCAGATAAAGCGTCACAAAGCCCAGTACCCCACCGACCAGAAACGGTACACGCCAGCCCCAGCTATGCAGGGTCTCGTCGCTCATGACGTAATTCAGACCAGTCGCCATGAAAGACCCCAGCAGAATTCCGGCGACCAGCCCCGCAGACAGGGTGCTGGTGGCAAAGGCGGTGTGACGGGCCGGCACATGCTCGGTCACGAATACCCAGGCGCCGGGCGCTTCGCCGCCGATGGCGGCCCCCTGCAGCATGCGCATGGCCAGCAGCAGAATCGGTGCCAGATAGCCGATGGTGGCATAGGTGGGCAGAAGCCCCATGATCAGCGTCGGCAGGGCCATGAGCATGATGGAGAGCATGAACATCTTCTTGCGACCCAGCCGATCACCGAAGTGCGCCATGATGACGCCACCGATGGGTCGGGCAATGTAGCCGGCGGCAAAGATGCCAAAGGTCTGTACCAGACGCAGCCACTCGGGCATGTCAGGCGGAAAGAAGAGCTGGCCGACCACGCTTGCAAAGAAAACGAAGATAACGAAATCGTAGAACTCAAGCGCACCGCCCAGTGCGGAAAGCCCCAGTGTCTTGATATCGCGGGCGCCCAATGGACGCGTCACGGACGTCGATGGTCCGTTTGAATTGGCATTGTTCATGGGGAAAGTCGCTATCGAAAAAGCAGTTGACGTGGCACATACAAAGTCAATCTGATCGCGGATCACGCGACATGGTCTGCCGACATTCGCGGATCACGCGAAATGGGTGCCGACCGAGCCGGATCCGATCATATCAGAAAAGTCACGCACAAAAGTCGACAGAAGTTCCCGACAGGAGGCGATCTTTCATCTCATGGAGGCTGCGTTACACTTTCAGTCAGGATCTGCCCTTTTAATGCCGGCAGGTCGTTCCCCTTTCTGTCCGGAGCCCGAGAACGCCATGACGACATCCCCTGCCTCACTGCCTGCCACTGCCCGGGACATTCTCGCCACCCTTGTTGATTTTGATCTGCTGTCTCGCCAGTCCAATCTGGCCCTGATCGAGTGGGTCGAACAGTATCTGGATGCCTATGGCATCAGTCACGAGCGGATCGCCAGCGATGACGGTGAGCGCTTTAATCTACTGGCCCGAATCGGGCCCGATGTGGCCGGTGGCGTCGTGCTGTCCGGTCATACCGATGTTGTCCCCGTCGAGGGCCAGCAGTGGCAAAGTGATCCCTTCACCCTGACCGAGCGTGACGGTCGTCTTTACGGCCGGGGCAGCTGTGACATGAAGGGCTTTCTGGCCTGTGCCCTGTCAGGTGTGCCGGACTGGTCCCGACGCGAGCTCAAGCGTCCCATCTGGCTGGCGTTTTCCTATGATGAGGAGATTGGCTGTCTGGGCGCGCCCCGAATGATCGAGCATCTGGTCAAACACCATCCTGCCCCATCCGCCGTTATTATCGGTGAGCCGACCCTGATGGCCCCGGTGATCCTGCAAAAGGGGATCACCACGCTTAGAACGATCATTCATGGCGTACCGTCCCATTCAAGCCAGGTCAACCAAGGCATTTCGGCCATTCACATTGCAGCGCGTCTTGTCAGCCGCATCGAGGACATCATGAGCGAGCTGGCCGAGGAAGGGTCACTGGATGATGCCTTCAACGTGCCCCATTCAAGTCTGCATGTGGGCACCATCAAGGGCGGCAACGCTATCAACATCATGGCGCAGCACTGCGAGTTCGACTGGGAAATTCGACATCTGCCCGAGGAAGGCTTCGAAGCTGTCTACCAGCGCTTTCGCGAATACAGCGATGAGCTTGAGACCACTCTCAAGGGCGTCAATGCCGATTTTGCCATCGAGACCACCACACTGACCGATACCGTGCCGGGGCTTGAAAATCGCAACAACGAAGAGGCGCTCGCGCTGCTGGAAAAGCTGGGCGTTCGTGAACCCGGTCAGGCCGTCGCCTATGCCACCGAAGCCGGGCAGTTTCAACGGGCCGGTCTACAGGCCGTCATCTGTGGTCCCGGCAGCATCGAGCAGGCACATCGAGCTGATGAATTCATTTCGCTCGAACAGCTCGAGCGTGGCGAGCGCCTGATGCAATCGCTGGGACCGATCATGGCGGAATGACCCAGCCCTCCCTGAGGCTTCCCTGTCACAGCCGAGCCGGGATCTTCATGACAGCAGGACAAACGGGAGCGGCTGGCAGCTGCCAGCCCTTCCGCAAGGCCTGTCCAATGGATGGATGCAAAAGCGTGAATTTTGCTGATTTAACCATCTATACTGTCACTTAACGTAACGGCACAGCCAAGGATCAGGCCAGTGTCGATACTGTACAGATTAAAAAAGAAACACTGCTGTTACAGTGCAAGAGAGGGAGCCTTATGAGATTTTTCAAACGCAGCTCGACATCTCTGGATTCGTCGCAAAGGGGCTACGCAGAGCTTGCTTCATCACCGGAGCAGGCCTCTGCCATGCTGATCGATGACAGCGAATATGATCGTCATGAAGGATTTGTTCAGCTTAAACATCGGCTTCAACGTGCGGAGTGGCGCCAACGGCAGGCATACTATGAAAAGTATGGGGCCGCGCCAGCGCCCAGTATCATTCGTCCGGAACAGGACTGGCTGGTGCATTGAATGCCTTTTGCACCATATCTACCGTCTCGTTCATCTGACGGGGCCGCTTTCAAGGGAGCGGCCCCTTGCGTATGTCACAATAAAAAGCAGCGCTCAATCACTTTCATGAGGATAACGCTACCGGGTATTTCGTTGCCCGAAGGTTATCCGGATTCATTATTTAGCTGGAAGGAAACTGGAATGCGTATGTGCCCAGCGTTTTTGACCATACCCCTGAGTCTGGGACTTGTGCTGGTGATGCTTCAGAGCCCGGCACAGGCCGCCACTCAGCCTCAGCAGGGGTATCAGTCCTCACCGGGGGCAAGTGTCATGCGTGAACCCCAGAGCGGCCCGAAAGTCGACCGCCGCCTGGTCATTCGAACGCTGATGGCACATCGAGAAGACTTCAAGCGTCAGACCTTTGAGGTGGTAGCGCCACCACTACAAATAGGGGATCGAATTCCGGAAAATGTCGAAAGCGAGCAGCTCCCCGACGCGGTCAAGCAGGCACTGCCCCGCTATGAAGGTTACGCCTGGCGCCGTATCGGCAACGATGTTGTGCTCATCGGCATCGCCTCTGATACCTTCTACGATATCTTCCCGGGCGTACTGAAAGAGCCCGAGACGCCTTAAGCACACTATCCAGGTAAAAGACTATCTACGCAAAAGGGCCCTGCTTTTGGCAGGGCCCTTTTTATGACTGCCTGAATCTTTATTTGAAAGATCAGCCTTCAAGCCTTGCATCAAGGGTGATGTCGGCGTTAAGCAGACGCGAGATCGGGCACCCTTCCTTCGCATCGTTGGCGGCCTTTTCGAAAGTCTGCTGGTCAGCCCCCGGAATACGGGCCACCGTTTTCAGCGCCACCTTGCTGACGTAGAAACCACTGTCGTCCTGCTCCAGCGTTACTATCGCCTCTGTCTGGATGCTTTCAGGCTCAAGATCGGACTGTCCCAGAATCATGGACAGTGCCATGGAGTAACAGCTGGCATGCGCTGCCCCGATCAGTTCTTCCGGGTTGGTTCCCGGCTGACCTTCAAAGCGGGTATTGAAACCGTAGGGGTTTTCCTTGAGCGCACCACTTTCGGTGGAAACGACACCCTTGCCCCGCTTCAGGCTTCCTTTCCATTCGGCAGAACCTTTCTTCTGAATGGCCATTACATGCCTCCCTGGTACAGATAATATTCAAAAAATCCCTGTGTCGGGCCAGTGCCTGACACTTCCCAAAGGATAGTCGATCCTTTCACACTGGCAACTTCTTCGAGAATGAGTATTCCTACAACACCGATAGTGCAGCGTCATAGTCGGGTTCATTCTTGATCTGATCAACCAGCTCGCTGTGCAGTACCCGATCATTTTCATCTAGTACGATCACGGCACGCGCGCAAAGCCCGCGCGGTCGGCCGCTTTGAATATCCACCCCGTAGGCCTGCACAAATTCGGCGTGATGACGAAACGTGGAGAGCATCAGTACATTATCCAGTCCTTCCGCGCCGCAAAAGCGACCGGCTGCAAAAGGCAGATCCGCCGAAATGACCAGCACGACCGTATTCTCGAGCCGGGAGGCTTGCTCATTGAACTTGCGCGTGGAGGTGGCGCAGGTGCCGGTATCAATACTGGGCACGATCGAAAGTACCTTGCGCTGCCCGGCGAAATCCTCGAGAGAGACATCGTTCATTTCCCGTCCTGTCAGGGAAAATGATGGGGCCTTGTCCCCCTGCGCGGGAAAGTGACCGCCTACCTCAACATGGCCATCGCCATAACCGACTGTCGTCATTTAAATAACTCCTTCCCTGATGTGCGTGATGGTCCGTGATACAGACGTTATGAAGGATAGATACCAGCGGCCTGCTTCACTACCGCTGCCAGGGGGTGAGCTGCCAGTGCTCATGGCCCGGCAAAGGCGGCTGACACAGCACGGGCGCCACATTGCCGATGCGGGCACCGTAGGGGTGGCCCTGAGTCACATTGCAGATCACCCGAAAAACACCGGAGTGCGCCACGACCAGCGGGCACTCAAAGCGTGTCAGTAGTTCATTGAGGACTTCCAGCACCCGGCGTTGAAAGCATTCCCAGGACTCGCCCTTCTCCAACGCCTCGAAATAAGGCATGGGATCCTGAATGGGCGTCTTTTCCAGCTCGCCCCAGTGACGTTCTCGAAGCCCGGCATAAACATGCAGTTCATTATCCGGCAGCGCCAGCCGAGCAGTCTTGCGGGCTCGAAACATGGTACTGACGGCCACATGAGACCATGATGCCTGTCCAAGCATCGTGCCGACCTCACGCGCCTGCGACTCGCCCCGCGGCGTCAGGGGCACATCCGGGCTACCGGCAATGAGGCTGGCACGGTTGTAGAAGGTTTCGCCATGGCGAAGGAAGACGAAGGGACGCGGTAATAGCTCGGTCATTGAAAATTCCGGCACTTATCAGTCAGCGGTCAGTTCTTTTAGTGTACGCCTCGCCATCGGCAGGCGTTACCCTTGAAGACGTCATACAGAAAAACGGACCCCGCAGGGCCCGTTTTAGTACGTCAATATTTTTCGGCTCAGCCGTGGCGATCCCAATTACGATCGCCGGGTGCCGGCGGTACGAACTGATAAAGCCAGGTCTCGCTGAGTGTCTGGTCACCTTGGCGTAGATAAACGCGCAGTGTCACCGGGTCGGTCTTCTCGCTTTTGGGATACCAGTCAAACTGTGCACGCCACATTTGAAGCGGCCCACCCAGCTTTGTGACCGACACAACCTGCGTTTCGCCGCTGGAAGCGGACACAACGGCCTCCATGTTGGCGTCATGCGGCATATCCTTGATGGGCGCACCGCGAAAGTCCACCGCAAACCGGCGCGCCCAGGTTTCCGGCGAATATTCGCCCGGAATCCAGCCATCACGTACCGCGCCAATACCGCTCCAGGTCTTGTCCACCTGACCAACGGAAGGTTTCACGGGGGGATGCGGGCTCCAGTACAGGTTATAGCTGTAACTCAACTCCTGACCGGCCTCTACGGGTTCTGCGGGCTGCCAGAACGCGGCGATGTTATCGACCGTTTCCCCCATGGTCTGAAGCTCGATCAGCGTGATCGAGCCCTTGCCCCATTCACTGGTCGGCTCGCACCACAGACTCGGGCGGGCATGATAATAGTTGACCACGTCGCGATAGTGTTCGAAATCGTGATCATCCTGCACCAGTCCGAACCCACGCGGGTTTTCGTCCTCGAACGTGTTGTACTGCAGGACATCGGGATTATAGAGCGGGCGGCATATCCACTCGCCATCTCCGCTCCAGATCGAGAGCCGGTCGGAATCATGTACCTGAGGCACAATGGTATCGCGACGCATCCGCTGACTTGTCCCGGTCAGGAACATGCTGGTCATGGGAGAAATACCAAGACGCTCGATGCTCTTGCGCGGATAGACGTTGGCATCGACCCCCATCACTACTCGCTCGGACTGGCAGTCGATATCGAACTTGTAGGCGCCGGTCGCGCTGGGAGAATCCAGCAGGGCATACACGGTAAACCGGGCGCGGTTGGCCGGCGGCTCATCAAACCAGAAGTGGGTAAATACCGGGAATTCTTCCTGTCCCTCTTCCGGCGGCATGGCCGTATCGATGGCCAGTCCACGGGCCGACAGGCCGAACTGGTTGTTCTTGTCAATGGCCCGAAAATAGCTGGCGCCCAGAAAAGAGACCACGTTGGCCAGCGCCGAAAAATCCGGATTGCGCGAGACACGCCAGCCCGCAAAGCCCAGATCATGGCCCTTGAGCTGATCAACATCGATGCCCGTACCTTCATAGGTGAAGAGCTCGGGTCGGAAATGAATCTCATAGGCCTTTTTATCAACCACGCTGTACATGCGCACCGGCTGATTGAACTGCATGCCGACGTGGAAGAACTGGGCCTGAACGGCCGCATCACCACGATCGGACCACAGGGCATGGTTCTGGTCGTACTGGATGGCCTGATATTCCAGCGGGTCAAGATTGTCGAGTGTCAGCGTCTCGGGCAGCTTCTCGGTGGTGTCCTTGTACTCGGATTTGGCCATGTCACGAGCATGCGACTTGAGCCAGTCGAAATCGAAATCGGTGCCCTTGTCATCCAGCGCCACCTCGACCCCTTCACCCGGTCCGCGATTGTTGTTGCCACTGGCGCGAGCCAACAGGGATTTGGTCGACATGCCCAGCGCAGACAGCGCCGCAGATGCCTTGAGTAGAGTTCTTCGATCCATGGACAAGACTTTCCTTTTGAGACGATACGACCCTGCCTGAGTCGCAATCCAGTTGTTGAGTTAATACAGGGTCAACCACTCCAGGGTTTGATGACCCGTAATTAACCAGAATCGACCATCGCAGGTCTGGAGGGTTCCTCACCCTTGCGTAAAACATGGTGACGCCGTGTCACCGCTTACTGCTTTTTTTCTTCCTGCACGGGCAACGCCAGCACCGACATGACCGGGACCTGCAATGGATCAGAAATATACTCGTATTGATCGAGCGTTCCTATTATGTCGAGCTTGAGATGATCCTGAACAACACATCATTTTCACGAGCACACTCACGCTTACCCTGACATTACATTTTGTGCGCCTCGATCATGTCCTGAACGGCTCGATCATCCGCGTATGATACCGATACCCTAGGCCATTTTTCCCGAGACGGTAGCGCCTGATGAAACTGATTCACACCGCGGACTGGCATCTCGGCCAGCGCTTCCACGGCCAGTCGCGCCACAACGAGCATCACGACTTTCTGAACTGGCTGCTGGAAACACTCGATGAGCGACAGCCCGATGCCCTGCTGATCGCAGGCGATATTTTTGATGTCATCAATCCTTCCATGGCGGCCCAGTCACTGCTGTATGACTTTCTGGTCAGTGCGCACGAACGCCAGCCACAGCTGACCATTGTCATGATTGCCGGCAATCATGACAGCAGCACACGCATCGAACTGCCTGCGCCACTGCTGCAGCGATTGAATACCCATGCGCTGGGTCGCATTCTCTGGCATGACAGCGGCCGGCCCGATGTGGATCGCCTGATCGTTCCCCTGACGGACAGGCAGGGGGTCACTCGCGCCTGGTGCATGGCCCTGCCCTTTCTGCGACCGGCTGAAGTGACCGGAAGAACACATGATGGCACCAGGCCTGACGATGAAGACGTCTCCGAAACGCCCGGTGACCACTATGTTCAGGGCATGGTGCGCGTTCATGACGCACTGTTTGAGGCCGGCCTGCAAAAGCGCGAGCCGGGGCAGGCGCTGATCGCCATGAGCCACGCCCATCTTCATGGTGCCAGCGTCTCCGAACACAGCGAGCGCCCCATTGTGATCGGCGGTGAAGAATCGCTTTCTGCATCGCTGTTCCCGCCCGACATTGCTTATGTGGCGCTTGGACACCTGCATAAACCTCAGCGGGTCGGCAGTGACCATATTCGCTATAGCGGCTCACCATTGGCGATGGATTTCTCCGAAACCCACTACCCGCATCAGGTGCTCGAAGTCACCCTCGAAGGCGAACAGGTTGCGGAAATCACCTCGCTGCTCATCCCTCGCAGTGTCGCCATGCACCGGGTCGGGCCACTGCCGCTTGAAGAGGTGCTAGAGACTCTGGCAAGCAGCGATTTTGTCGATGACACACAAACTGATCTGCCGCGCGACACATGGCCCTGGCTTGACGTGCGTGTGATGCTGGATGCGCCTCGAGTGGATCTGCGCCCACTCATCGAGCACGCGCTCAAGGGCAAGGCCGTACGTCTGATCAGCATCACCACCCGCACGTCGCAGCCACCGTCGCCGGATCAGGTATGCGAATCCCTTGATGATCTGGGTCCCGTGGATCTGTTCGGCCGTGTCTGGGCGAGAGAGTATGGCGATGCACCGCCCGATGAGGTCATCCACGATGTGCAGTCCCTGATGCAAACGCTGCTCGATGATGAGACGCCCGAGGAGACCCCATGAGAATTCTGGCCCTTCGCCTTCACAATATTGCCTCGCTCAGCGGCCCACATATCATCGACTTCACCGCCAGCCCGCTCGACAGTGCAGGGCTATTCGCCATTACCGGTCCGACCGGTGCGGGCAAAAGCACGCTGCTGGATGCGCTGTGTCTGGCCCTTTACGGCAGCACCCCTCGCCTTCGGACCGCGCCGGGTCGGGACTCTGTTTCTCCTGATGTCGGCGAGGAGACCCTGACCACCGCCGATGCGCGCACTCTGCTGCGCCGAGGCGAAAGCAGCGGCTACGCCGAAGTCGATTTTCGCGGCTGTGATGGCGCTCACTACCGGGCCTGCTGGCGCGTGCGGCGTGCCCGTCACAAGGCAGATGGCAAGCTTCAGGGCGTTGAACAGAGCCTCATCTCCCTGCCGGACCAACGGGTCATTACCTCGCAAAAGCGCGAATTCGACCGTCTGCTGCCCCAGTATCTGGGGCTGAGTTTCGAGCAGTTCACCCGCGCGGTGCTGTTGGCGCAAAGCGAATTCAGTGCCTTTTTGAAAGCCGATGACAATCAACGCAGCGAGCTGCTGGAAAAGCTGACCGACACCGACATCTATTCGCGCCTCTCCATCGCCGCCTTTCAAAAGACCCGCGACTGTGAACGTGAGGTGGCCGCACTGGAAGCTCAGCTCGGCCATCAGATGCCCGTCGAACCCGAGCAGCGCCAGGCGCTCGAGCAGCGCGCCGCCGAAACCCTGACGCAACTTCAGACGCTTCAAACACAGCAGCAGGCGCTTGAACGCGAGCAGAGCTGGCTGGCCACCGATCAACAGCTTGAAACGCACTGGCAAAGCGCCTGTCAAGCTTATGAAGACGCCCTGAGCATTCGACAGACACAGGCCGATCAGAGACAGCAGCTGTCCCGACTCGAGGCACTGGCCCCTGCGCGACACCTCTTTGTACAGCACGACGCGCTGACCGCGTCGCTCAAGGCGCTGGAAGATCGCCGCGATGCGGCACAAACACGTCTTACGACGGCCAAACGCCAGCGCGACGAGATCGTCGACCAGCGCGACAGGCACAAGGCGCAGCTGGAATCACGACGTCAGCATTACCGGGATCAGCAGCCGCTACTGGCGCAGTGCTCACTGGATGAGCAGCGCCATCGCGACCTGCATCAGCGCGCGTTGCATACCGAGCAGCAACTCAAGACGCATCATCAAACCCTGTCGGACCAGGAAAAGGCGCTCGCTCACTGCCGCCAGAAGGCACACAGACAACGAACCTCGCTCGAGGCGCTTGATGCTCGACTTCAAACGCTGACCGATGGCGCCACCTCCTTCGCTCAGTGGCGCGAGGCGATCCAGAATCGACTGGATCAATATCGCCAGCAGCGCCAGGCGCTGGAAAGCCTTCAACACGCCCACGACCACTGGCAGCAGCTGGATCAGCGTTTTCAGACATTGAGCACGCATCAGACCAAAGATCGTCAGACGCTTGAAACGCTACGCAAGGACGGCACCCGAACCCGAACCGACCTTGATCGGCAAAAAGCGATTCTCGATCAGCTCGAAAACAGCATTGCCCGCCTGCGCGCTGCCCGCAGCGACAGCGTTGACACCCTGCGTGAAGGCCTGGAAGCCGACGCGCCCTGTCCGGTATGTGGCAGTCAGGATCATCCTTATGCACGCCAGCCACCGTCGCAGCCGGCGCATGACATGCTGGTGGCCACCGAGCGCGAGGAGCAGCGCCAGCTTGATGAGGCTCGCCAGACACGCGACGATCTGGATCAGCACTGTGCCGAGCTGAGAGGTCGCTACGGCGAGCTTAATAGCCAGATCATCCAGCGCCAAGAAGCGCTTGCCACCCTCGAGACCCAGCGACTCGAAGCCCGCCAGCATCTTGAGGCCTGCCCCGAGAGCGACACGCTGCTGGCGACTCCCCTGGAGGACCGCCCGCCATGGTTCGAGCAGCGCTTGGCAGGCGTGACTACCGCGCAGCGTGAGGATGGCGAGCATCTGGCGTATTTTGATCGTGACCAGGAGACCAGAACGCCGCTCAAGGAACAGCTTCATGACCTTGAAATCGAAACAGCACGCCTTGAAACCACTGTGGCCCACGCGCGCGAACAGATCGAGAGCCTTGAAGCTGCCCATGCCCCGCTGATCGACGAGCGCGAAACGCTTTCCCGAACGCTCAGGACGCAGCTGGGCGACTACCCGGACGTTAATCGCTGGCGTGAGGCGCTCGATCATGACATCGAGACCTGTGAAGAGAAGCTGGCCACGGCTCAAAAGCAGCTGGCGGGCTGTGATGAGCAGTGCCGAACGCTTCAACAGGACATTTCACAGCTTCAGCAGCAGCATGAAGACCAGACCCGCAGTCGCGAGACGCTGTCCCTAGAGATGACACAGTGGCGTGAAGCGAATCCTGATATCGATGAAGCCACCCTGGCAGAGCTTCTGGCCCTGCCACCCGAGCATCTGCAGCAGCTGGCAAGCAGGATGGCGGCCACGGACCAGCGCATCAGCGAGGCACAACTTCTTGGTCAGGAGCGCTTGGCCGT contains:
- a CDS encoding AAA family ATPase, whose protein sequence is MRILALRLHNIASLSGPHIIDFTASPLDSAGLFAITGPTGAGKSTLLDALCLALYGSTPRLRTAPGRDSVSPDVGEETLTTADARTLLRRGESSGYAEVDFRGCDGAHYRACWRVRRARHKADGKLQGVEQSLISLPDQRVITSQKREFDRLLPQYLGLSFEQFTRAVLLAQSEFSAFLKADDNQRSELLEKLTDTDIYSRLSIAAFQKTRDCEREVAALEAQLGHQMPVEPEQRQALEQRAAETLTQLQTLQTQQQALEREQSWLATDQQLETHWQSACQAYEDALSIRQTQADQRQQLSRLEALAPARHLFVQHDALTASLKALEDRRDAAQTRLTTAKRQRDEIVDQRDRHKAQLESRRQHYRDQQPLLAQCSLDEQRHRDLHQRALHTEQQLKTHHQTLSDQEKALAHCRQKAHRQRTSLEALDARLQTLTDGATSFAQWREAIQNRLDQYRQQRQALESLQHAHDHWQQLDQRFQTLSTHQTKDRQTLETLRKDGTRTRTDLDRQKAILDQLENSIARLRAARSDSVDTLREGLEADAPCPVCGSQDHPYARQPPSQPAHDMLVATEREEQRQLDEARQTRDDLDQHCAELRGRYGELNSQIIQRQEALATLETQRLEARQHLEACPESDTLLATPLEDRPPWFEQRLAGVTTAQREDGEHLAYFDRDQETRTPLKEQLHDLEIETARLETTVAHAREQIESLEAAHAPLIDERETLSRTLRTQLGDYPDVNRWREALDHDIETCEEKLATAQKQLAGCDEQCRTLQQDISQLQQQHEDQTRSRETLSLEMTQWREANPDIDEATLAELLALPPEHLQQLASRMAATDQRISEAQLLGQERLAVLERHREHYSEHAVSPDSTLTARGASHCLTTWREERLTELARQQASLDADLPQAQRLRDEAAHALRHDDHCRAQAREIEQKLEQHRRDVTRWGRISGLIGAADGKKFRRIAQGWNLERLIEHANIHLQGLARRYRLARGGSELGLLVIDTDMGDERRSVHSLSGGETFLVSLALALALASMASSELQIETLFIDEGFGSLDPQSLSQAMDALDALQSLGRRVGVISHVQDMHERIPVQIRIAPRGNGQSDITLS